gcgtTACAGTTTaaggattaaataaatacaaatggaTCGAGTATTAAACGTGCTCTATAAgagttttatagttttaaatttgatcgaagatatcttttttgaattttaatgagagaatcctcttttttaatatctggaatagcaaataaaataaataagtatgttaAAATTCCAACCACAGAATGTAACCAAAATATTCCATTTACACCAACTGTACTCGCCATTTGATATCGTGTCATACTAAATACCAGAAGGAATGACCACCACAATGAGGAACTCAAAGACATGCCCAGCTCAAACCCTCGAACTGGAATACTTTCTACAGTTAGAGTCCAGCTTAATGCTCCTATAAGTATGAAAACATTGTACAATtacttaataaacatttattatatataattacccaagccaaaaaaatgagatataatGAATAGGAGGATAGTAGATTGAGCTAGCCAATTCGAGattggaacattaaaaaaatatggtaggCTAGATGCAAATAGTAGTGAAGCAGTAGAGCCTGAAGTGGAGATTAGAAGTATGGATTTGACTCCTATTCGGTTGATAAGAAGTGAAGACACAATTGACGATAATAGCATTGCGATTGTAAGGATCGTTACTTTTGGAGatgcattttttgatataaaatctaAGTCAGGTGTGAAAAAGTATACTATTGGTTGCAGTCCAGTCAGTGATGTTAAGAGAAGAAATGTCACTGATGATAGTAAGGGTAAGATGATAACTCTGAAATtgaatttgtacataaaatgtgaaataatttttgttttgtagaaTGGATCCAACCTTTCTGTCATATAGTCcatgaatgttttgtttttggttgTCATAATTGTTGTGGGGGAAAAAGCATCATATAAATATGCCAAACCGTCTGCCATTTCTGAATACTCCTCTGCAATGCTAGCAGACTTTCCACGAAGCCATTGTATCGACCGCACACAGCTAGTTTTTCTATCTCTAACAGCAAACAAATATCTAGGAGTCTCCGGAAAGAGCCTCATTGTAATAGGCAAATATATAACAAGATGTACAATATTAACTGCAACCAAAATATCTTGAGATCTAATATGGATTGAAAAATGTGATTCTggtattaatttgaaaatttgaaccAAAAGAAATCCTAATAAAAAGAATGTTGTGTTTAAAACCCCAAGAATTGTTCTCCATGGTGGCTTGAGAGATTCTACAATGACGATCTGTGTATGGAGGAGGAAAATAcaacaatatatttgtatatgataaacTGTGTAATTATTTCTTACTTGATGAAGAACGAACTCAAGGCCGGACGCAAATCCAGTAATGAATTCCAAAAATCTCCAAACCCTTTTGTCATCTCTGAGGGTTtcactaaataaaatacaaatagaaaCTGCAAACAGTATAATAGTCGGTAGAACAGATATCCTTATTCGACCAAGTCGAAGAAGTAGAGAGAGGAATATTGCAGAAACAAGTCCACCAAGAAGGATGAGACTTTCCGACCATTGATCTGCTTTTTGTGATTCATATGTTATCAGACCTATTGCAATACCACTTGATGTAGTACCTAAGTATGTTAATGCGAAAATCAAATCCTATGAATGtccaaaatattaacatattgaCTATATTGCTTCAATAACTCAACGAaccttaatttgaaaaattgagcCGGATGAAAAATCATTTCTTGtccctttatatttaatttgactgATTCCACCAATAGTTGAGGACAGGTCACTTGGATCGATGAATCGGAGTCTTTTAAGATCTATATTTGTAGCCTCATTTTGAGTAACGAAAAAAGGATGCTGGAAATTATTGGTATTTAAACTATAGGATGATTGGGAAGTGATGGTGTCTCCATCAGTTGAGGATGGTGTGTACACTGTAGAGTCTTCGTAGGattcactttttttcattttatcaactgttatattattaactaatgGATTAAGGACGCATTGTTCGttgttataatgtattttattaaaatctaacTACAACTCATATATCCTTggcttcttaaaaataattaaatacctaTACAATTTCTAGTGAAATTTATCGGAAGAAAGATACTGCGCGCTGGTGTAAGTACATTCCCACGTACGTacttacaattacaatattCTTACTTACCcgtaaaattcataattatgttCATGTAAATTTTTCTGTCAACTAGAAACATGATGTGTGCATATATTCATATGCACACatcatatttcattaatgtGTGCACTTTTATTTGTGAAATGCGATTATTTTCTTGATGTGCTAATGCACTAAGCCTTAAGTTTAAATTAGAACAATTCTCCTAAAATTATGCATAAACGTAATcgtattaatatttgaaattgttagAAATGAGTTTGAAtgcttttttaatcatttaacattttaaaaggttttttaaacatattaagaACCATTTACATTCATTATCACTATTGACTAATGAGTAATGACTAATGACTATTTATGTGGTATCAGTACTATTCAGCAGTTAttatcatagatgaaaataatactatctaCCGGtttgttaaaaagataaaaaattaaggtGGTcgtcctgacaatttgaagaatgctttggaggagagcagcttagctggtagacgtttcattaaattagctgcgattAGCTGCCTATGagatgaagaattaaaaaaaaaacaaaaaaaaactccgtatctagcaatgatataggaaggaattactcagatgccgatcctcaattcgtCTTCAAGttgaacaaggacttacacttataactagtgatgtaaatcgtatgtatttttagctggtccgttttttttaaattgtaatctaaaatatatgaattttctttttatttagttgttgtcattattatttagttcctgagtagtgaattcCTTTCcgactacattcaattatattccaaacctgattgatcATACGTAtgggctcataaaagatggaaggTAATCTAGAGCAGGGATTCTCAATCTTTTTTGAGTGATGTAccataaataaagtatttttttaatccaagtACCCCCTAACCAgcacaaagcatttttagcttcagtgacaggggcgtccacaggatgctatttttttttctgaagttattgattttgaaatttgttttcaaaaataaatccaaaaaattatat
The sequence above is drawn from the Lepeophtheirus salmonis chromosome 5, UVic_Lsal_1.4, whole genome shotgun sequence genome and encodes:
- the LOC121117672 gene encoding facilitated trehalose transporter Tret1, producing the protein MKKSESYEDSTVYTPSSTDGDTITSQSSYSLNTNNFQHPFFVTQNEATNIDLKRLRFIDPSDLSSTIGGISQIKYKGTRNDFSSGSIFQIKDLIFALTYLGTTSSGIAIGLITYESQKADQWSESLILLGGLVSAIFLSLLLRLGRIRISVLPTIILFAVSICILFSETLRDDKRVWRFLEFITGFASGLEFVLHQIVIVESLKPPWRTILGVLNTTFFLLGFLLVQIFKLIPESHFSIHIRSQDILVAVNIVHLVIYLPITMRLFPETPRYLFAVRDRKTSCVRSIQWLRGKSASIAEEYSEMADGLAYLYDAFSPTTIMTTKNKTFMDYMTERVIILPLLSSVTFLLLTSLTGLQPIVYFFTPDLDFISKNASPKVTILTIAMLLSSIVSSLLINRIGVKSILLISTSGSTASLLFASSLPYFFNVPISNWLAQSTILLFIISHFFGLGALSWTLTVESIPVRGFELGMSLSSSLWWSFLLVFSMTRYQMASTVGVNGIFWLHSVVGILTYLFILFAIPDIKKEDSLIKIQKRYLRSNLKL